The Ectothiorhodospiraceae bacterium 2226 region CGCCAGCGCCGGCGATGCCGCATCCGGCTGATAGACCAAGCGACGGCGCTGGCCGCTGGGCACCCTCAGATGCGTCGGTGCACCCTCATCCAATCGGCGCTGCCCTGTCCAGTCTAATCGAGCGCTGAGTAGGGACAAGAGGTCCAGACGCGCCAGATGCGCGCGCCGCGTCACACCCTGGAGATAAGGGGCCAACCAGTCCTCCAAATCCGCCATCAGCGCGCCATCGGAAACATCGGGCCAGCGCTCGTCGGGTAGCCATTCGCGCAGGCTGAGCACGCGTGCCTGCCATTGGCGCGCCGCCTCGTTCCACGGCAGCGCCTCGATCCCCAAGCCGCGCAGACCGTCCAGCAGCGCCGCGCGCGCCTGCTCGGGATCGGGCTCTGACAGCGGGCGCCGTTCCAGCACGCAGGCGCCCAGGCGCCACTCGCGCTGGGCGACCACCGCCTCGTCACGCGCGTGCCAGGCTACAGAGTCGATCACCTGCACCCGATCCGCCAGCGTCTCGCGCAGCCACTCCTCGTCGACCGGGGCGGCCAGGTGAACCAGGCCCTCGCCGCTACCGGCATCGACCACCGGGGCCACCAGCCAGAGCTGCCCGGTCCAGCGTGAACTGCGTTTCAGGCGTGCGCCGCGACCGCCACTCATCAAGTAGGCCTCGCTGCCCTCGGCGCGTTGGCGGGCGATGCGATCGGGATAGGCCAGCGCCAGTACGGCGCCGGTAGCCCGGCTGTCAGCGCTCGCATCGGCCGGCAGGCGCAGCGCGCGCCGGTAGGCCTGCGCCACGCGCAGCACCCCGCTCAGCGCGCCGCCCCCCCGGCGTTGCCGTGCCCGCGCCAGGTGGTCCACGCGCGCGACCAGATCGTCCTCCTCCTCGCGCAGCGGATCGCGTTCCTCGAGCAAGGCCGCCACATCGCACGCCAGAGGGCCGAGCCCACGCTGCGCCGCCTGTGCCAGCATGGCCGCCAAGCGCGGATGCGCCGGCAGGCACGCCGCCGCGCGCCCTGACGACGTCAGCGCCCCGGCGTCGTCCAGCAAGCCCAGGGTCTGCAACAGTTCACGCCCTTGCGCAAACGCGCCGCGCGGTGGCGGATCCAGCCACTCCAGTGCCAGCGGGTCGCGCACACCCCACTGGGCGAGTTCAAAGGCCAGCGGCGCGAGGTCCGCACTGGCAATCTCCGGCGAGGGATGTTCGGGCAGACTGTGGTGGCGCGCCTCGCTCCAAAGCCGATAGCAGACCCCCGGACCTTCCCGCCCGGCGCGCCCCGCACGCTGATCGGCGGAGGCCCGCGAGATGCGCACCTCCACCAAGCGCCCGAGTCCGCTGCGGGCATCGAAGCGGGGACTGCGCTGCCAGCCGCTGTCCACCACCACCCGCACGCCCGGCACGGTCAGGCTGCTCTCGGCCACCGGCGTCGCCAGGATCACGCGCCGGCCACCGGCAGGTCCCGGTGCGAGCACCGCCTGCTGGCGCGCCCAGGGCAGATCGCCGTACAGCGGGTGGACCGCGATGCCCTCGGCGTCAGCCAGGCGTTCGCGCAGCGCCCCCTCCACCGCGCGGATCTCGCCGGTGCCCGGCAGGAACACCAGCACGTCGCCGCTGTGGGCGGCCAGTGCCCGCAGCACCGTGGCCACCACCTGCGGCGGGCGCGGACCGCTGGGTTCGCGGTCCAGATAGTGCACGGTCACCGGATGTTGGCGCCCTGCACTCTCAATCAGGGGTGCGCCCTCCAGCGCCTGGGACACCCGCTCGCCCTGCAAGGTTGCCGACATGACCAGCAGCCGCAAGTCGGGGCGCAAGCCGCGCACGGCGTCGCGGCATAGGGCAAAGGCGAGATCGGTACTCAGGTGACGCTCGTGAAATTCGTCGAACACCACCAGATCGACCCCCTCCAGCGCGGGATCGTCCTGCAGGCGACGAACCAGAATCCCCTCCGTGACCACCTCGATACGCGTGGCGGCGCTCATCGCACGCTCGAAGCGCACTTGGTAACCGACCCGCTGTCCTACCGGCTCACCCAGCAGCGCGGCCATGCGCGCCGCCGCGGCCCGCGCCGCGAGGCGGCGCGGCTCCGCTACGATGATCCTGCCCCGCCGCCACGCGGCGTCCAGCAAGGCCAGCGGAACCCGGGTCGTCTTACCCGCACCGGGCGCGGCCACCAACACCGCAGCGCGATGCTGCTCGAGGGCGGCGCAAAGCCGCGGCAGCAGGGGTTCTATGGGGAGCGCATCGCGGGGCGCGTCGGGGGATTCCGGCATGGGTTACACTTTAACATCCGGCCGCCCTTGCGGCCGCGACCTACTTTATGCGCTATCCAACTATCCGAATTTGCTGGCTGCTGTGGCTGGCGGTCTTCACCCTTGCCGCGGCGCCGGCCTACGCGCAGACGCCGCGCGTGAGCGTGCAGGTGGACGGTGTGGGCGGGGAGGTGCGCGAGAACGTGCTGGCCTTCCTCAGCCTCTACGCCCAGCGCGCGCACCCCGCCTTGAGCGAGGGGCGCATCCGCACCCTGCACCGCCGCGCCGAGGAGGAGATCCGGCGTGCGCTCGAACCGTTCGGCTACTATCGGCCCACGGTGCGCACCAGCCTGGAACAACGCGAAACGGACTGGCTCGCCCGTTACGAAATCAACCCCGGGCCGCGTATCCCCCTCACCGAGGTGGACGTGCAGATCATCGGCGAAGGCGCCGATACGCCGGCCTTTCGCGAGACGCTGCGCACGCTGCCCCTGCAGCGGGACGCGCCGCTGGAGCACGCCCGCTACGAACAGGCCAAGCGCGCGCTGCAGCGCACCGCGGCAAGCTACGGTTACCTGAACGCGCGCCTGGTGCGCCACGAATTGCGTATCGACCTCGAGGCCTATGAAGCCTCGGCCGTTCTGCACCTCGACAGCGGACCCCGTTTCCGCTTGGGCGAGGTCGAGTTCCACCCCACGGTCGTGCGACCCGAGTTGCTGCAGCGCTTTGTGCCGTTCGAGCCGGGCGAGCCCTATCGCAGCGCGCGCCTCCTCGAGTTGCAGACCGCCCTCGGCGACAGCAACTACTTCGCGGACGTGGTGGTGCAGCCCCGACACGATCAGGAAGAAGATCTGGAGCTCCCGGTGGAGGTACGGCTGACCCCGCGCGAGCGCCAGCAGTACACCGTCAGCCTCGGCTACGGCACGGATACCGGCGCGCGTACCGGCTTGGGCTTCGAAAATCGCTACGTCAATGCCCGCGGCCATCGTCTGCGCGGCGACATGTTGATCGCCGAGCGGCGCAACCGCATCGCCGCGCGCTATATCGTGCCGGTGCGCGACCCCCGTACCGATTCCATCGAATACTCCGCGGCGTGGCAGGACGAGCAGGCGCGGACCTTCCGTAGCGAGACCCTACAGATCAGCGCCGGCCATACCCGGGCACGGGGCAGCTGGCGCGAGACGATCGCCCTCACCTACCTCGACGAGCGTTACACCATCGCCGACCAACGCGACCGCTCCACGCTGTGGATGCCGAGCGGCAGTTGGACCCGCATCTGGGCCGATGACCGGATCTATACCCGCCGCGGCGGCCAGTTCGGTTTCGACGTGCGCGGCGCGGCGGAGGAGCTTGGCTCCGACGTCGATTTCACGCAGTCGCGCGTGCAAGGCACCCTTATCCGCCCGCTCCTGCCGCGCAGCCGCATCATTCTGCGCGGCGAGGCGGGCACCACGCTGATCGGGGACATCAATGAGCTGCCGGCCTCGCTGCGCTTCACCGCCGGCGGCGACCACAGCGTGCGCGGCTACGCCTACCGCAGCCTCGGCCCCACCGATGCCGAGGGGCGCGTGGTGGGTGGGAAACACTTGTTGTTCGGCAGTGTCGAATACGAGCACACCCTGTACGGCTTGTGGAGTGCGGCCCTGTTCTACGACCGTGGTAACGCCATCAACTCGATCAGCGACCCGCTGGAGTCCGGTGCGGGCTTCGGCGTGCGCTGGCGCTCGCCCGTCGGTCTGATCCGGCTCGACGTGGCCAGTGCCATTTCGCAGCCCGGCAACCCGTGGCGCCTGCACCTGCGGATCGGGCCCGACCTGTGAGGTGGCTGTGGCGTAGCCTTGCGGCGTTGGCGCTGGTCCTGCTGCTGGCCGGCGGCGCGCTCGCTTGGTTGGTGGGTACCACGAGCGGCCTGCACACGGCCGTGGCGCTTGCCGATCGCTTCGCGCCCGGCACCCTTACGGTGGCCCGCGCGGAAGGGAGGCTGTGGGACACCCTCACCCTCCACACCCTGCACTATGTTGACGACGGCACGGAAGTGCGCGCCGAGCGCGTGCACCTTACCTGGTCGTTGAGCCACCTGCTGCGCGAGCGGCACCTGCACGTACGCCGTGCCGATGCCGATCGACTCTACGTTCGGCAGACCCCCGGCGAGCCGCCCGCCGAGCAAGCGGCAGCGCGCGAGGGCCCGCTCACTTTGCCGAACATCGAGCTGCCGGTTCGCATCACCCTGGATGACCTGCGCCTGACCGACGTCACGCTGGCGCTGGGCGAGACCGACCTGCACCTTGGCGAGATCGCCCTGCGCGCGCGTAGCGACGACGACACACTGCACATCGAGGCGCTTTCCGTGCGCGGCGACGATGTGACCCTGGAGGGCGCAGGCGCGCTGACCCCGCGCGGCGATTGGCCGCTGCACTGGGAAGGTCCGTGGCGGGTCCGCATCGACGAGCGGGAGGTCGGCGGTGCGCTGCGGCTCACCGGCAGCCTGGCCGATCTGCACATCGCGCAGCGCCTGGAGGCGCCTGCCCGCGGCGAACTCGACGCGCGGCTGGCGCTGACGGGGGAAATCCCGGCGTGGGAGGCCCGCCTGGAACTCGTCGAGCCGCTGGAGGCCGCACGCCTCGATCCCGACTGGCCGGCGCTTGCGGTGGAGGGCGTGATCGCCGGCGGCGGCAGTTTCGATCAGTTCGCGCTGGACGTCGCCCTCCATGGGCATGAGCCCCAGTTGGGCGCCTTCACCCTGCGCGGCGCCGTGGGGCGCGAGTCCGCGCGCTGGTATGCCGCGGCGCTTACCC contains the following coding sequences:
- the hrpB gene encoding ATP-dependent helicase HrpB — translated: MPESPDAPRDALPIEPLLPRLCAALEQHRAAVLVAAPGAGKTTRVPLALLDAAWRRGRIIVAEPRRLAARAAAARMAALLGEPVGQRVGYQVRFERAMSAATRIEVVTEGILVRRLQDDPALEGVDLVVFDEFHERHLSTDLAFALCRDAVRGLRPDLRLLVMSATLQGERVSQALEGAPLIESAGRQHPVTVHYLDREPSGPRPPQVVATVLRALAAHSGDVLVFLPGTGEIRAVEGALRERLADAEGIAVHPLYGDLPWARQQAVLAPGPAGGRRVILATPVAESSLTVPGVRVVVDSGWQRSPRFDARSGLGRLVEVRISRASADQRAGRAGREGPGVCYRLWSEARHHSLPEHPSPEIASADLAPLAFELAQWGVRDPLALEWLDPPPRGAFAQGRELLQTLGLLDDAGALTSSGRAAACLPAHPRLAAMLAQAAQRGLGPLACDVAALLEERDPLREEEDDLVARVDHLARARQRRGGGALSGVLRVAQAYRRALRLPADASADSRATGAVLALAYPDRIARQRAEGSEAYLMSGGRGARLKRSSRWTGQLWLVAPVVDAGSGEGLVHLAAPVDEEWLRETLADRVQVIDSVAWHARDEAVVAQREWRLGACVLERRPLSEPDPEQARAALLDGLRGLGIEALPWNEAARQWQARVLSLREWLPDERWPDVSDGALMADLEDWLAPYLQGVTRRAHLARLDLLSLLSARLDWTGQRRLDEGAPTHLRVPSGQRRRLVYQPDAASPALAVKLQEMFGLAKTPAVAWGQMPVTLHLLSPAGRPIQVTRDLAGFWERTYAEVRKELKGRYPKHPWPEDPWQAPPTARTRHVR
- a CDS encoding outer membrane protein assembly factor; amino-acid sequence: MRYPTIRICWLLWLAVFTLAAAPAYAQTPRVSVQVDGVGGEVRENVLAFLSLYAQRAHPALSEGRIRTLHRRAEEEIRRALEPFGYYRPTVRTSLEQRETDWLARYEINPGPRIPLTEVDVQIIGEGADTPAFRETLRTLPLQRDAPLEHARYEQAKRALQRTAASYGYLNARLVRHELRIDLEAYEASAVLHLDSGPRFRLGEVEFHPTVVRPELLQRFVPFEPGEPYRSARLLELQTALGDSNYFADVVVQPRHDQEEDLELPVEVRLTPRERQQYTVSLGYGTDTGARTGLGFENRYVNARGHRLRGDMLIAERRNRIAARYIVPVRDPRTDSIEYSAAWQDEQARTFRSETLQISAGHTRARGSWRETIALTYLDERYTIADQRDRSTLWMPSGSWTRIWADDRIYTRRGGQFGFDVRGAAEELGSDVDFTQSRVQGTLIRPLLPRSRIILRGEAGTTLIGDINELPASLRFTAGGDHSVRGYAYRSLGPTDAEGRVVGGKHLLFGSVEYEHTLYGLWSAALFYDRGNAINSISDPLESGAGFGVRWRSPVGLIRLDVASAISQPGNPWRLHLRIGPDL